The following coding sequences lie in one Musa acuminata AAA Group cultivar baxijiao chromosome BXJ1-8, Cavendish_Baxijiao_AAA, whole genome shotgun sequence genomic window:
- the LOC135587100 gene encoding V-type proton ATPase subunit B 2 yields the protein MVVAQNSIDMEEGSLEIGMEYRTVSGVAGPLVILDKVKGPKYQEIVNIRLGDGTTRRGQVLEVDGEKAVVQVFEGTSGIDNKYTTVQFTGEVLKTPVSLDMLGRIFNGSGKPIDNGPPILPEAYLDISGSSINPSERTYPEEMIQTGISTIDVMNSIARGQKIPLFSAAGLPHNEIAAQICRQAGLVKRLEKSDNLLEDGEEDNFAIVFAAMGVNMETAQFFKRDFEENGSMERVTLFLNLANDPTIERIITPRIALTTAEYLAYECGKHVLVILTDMSSYADALREVSAAREEVPGRRGYPGYMYTDLATIYERAGRIEGRKGSITQIPILTMPNDDITHPTPDLTGYITEGQIYIDRQLHNRQIYPPINVLPSLSRLMKSAIGEGMTRRDHADVSNQLYANYAIGKDVQAMKAVVGEEALSSEDLLYLEFLDKFERKFVTQGAYDTRNIFQSLDLAWTMLRIFPRELLHRIPAKTLDQYYSRDAAH from the exons AATACAGGACTGTTTCTGGAGTGGCAGGTCCTCTTGTCATCCTGGACAAAGTTAAG GGTcctaaatatcaagaaattgttAATATACGTTTGGGAGATGGGACAACTCGACGTGGTCAGGTCCTGGAAGTTGATGGGGAAAAGGCTGTTGTTCAG GTATTTGAGGGAACTTCTGGCATTGACAATAAATATACAACTGTTCAGTTCACAGGAGAG GTCCTCAAGACACCTGTGTCGCTGGATATGCTTGGACGAATTTTTAACGGTTCAGGAAAACCTATTGACAATGGCCCACCTATATTACCTGAGGCATACTTGGATATCTCTG GAAGTTCCATCAATCCTAGTGAGAGAACATATCCTGAAGAAATGATTCAAACAGGGATTTCTACAATAGATGTGATGAACTCCATTGCTCGTGGTCAAAAAATCCCTCTTTTCTCTGCTGCTGGGCTTCCACATAATGAAATTGCTGCTCAGATTTGTCGTCAGGCTGGTCTTGTGAAGAGGCTGGAAAAATCTGATAATCTCTTGGAG GATGGTGAAGAGGACAATTTTGCTATAGTGTTTGCAGCAATGGGAGTCAACATGGAAACAGCACAGTTTTTCAAGCGTGATTTTGAAGAAAATGGTTCAATGGAGAGAGTGACACTTTTCCTAAATCTG GCAAATGACCCAACAATTGAACGAATTATTACGCCTCGAATCGCTCTCACGACTGCAGAATATCTAGCTTATGAATGTGGCAAGCATGTTCTTGTCATCCTGACTGACATGAGCTCGTATGCTGATGCGCTTCGTGAG GTGTCTGCTGCTCGAGAGGAGGTGCCAGGTCGACGTGGTTATCCAGGCTATATGTATACCGATCTCGCAACAATATATGAACGTGCTGGTCGTATAGAAGGAAGAAAGGGCTCTATCACACAGATACCGATCTTAACTATGCCAAATGATG ACATTACGCATCCCACTCCAGATCTTACAGGCTATATCACCGAGGGCCAAATCTATATTGACAGGCAACTTCACAATCGACAG ATTTATCCACCTATCAATGTGCTGCCATCTCTCTCACGGTTGATGAAG AGTGCCATTGGGGAGGGTATGACTCGTCGTGATCATGCTGATGTGTCTAACCAG TTGTATGCCAATTATGCAATTGGGAAGGACGTTCAAGCAATGAAAGCAGTTGTCGGAGAGGAAGCACTCTCGTCTGAGGATTTg CTGTACCTGGAGTTCCTAGACAAGTTTGAAAGGAAGTTTGTAACTCAAGGAGCGTATGATACCCGTAATATCTTCCAGTCGCTTGATCTTGCCTGGACCATGCTACGCATCTTTCCCCGAGAGCTTCTCCACCGTATACCTGCCAAGACTTTAGATCAGTACTATAGCCGCGATGCTGCTCACTGA